From the genome of Pseudarthrobacter sp. NIBRBAC000502772:
CGGACGGCCGCGTCCAGTCCTGGAGCACGGATCCGCGTGCCCGCACGCCCCTTCTCCCGGCACTTGATACCGGCGTGGACCCGGTGTGCCTGCAGACCGTGAAGGACGGCGTGGAGCTGCATTCGAGTCCGGCACTGCGATCCTGACCGGACACACCGGCCAACGCCCCCATAAAGCGCCCTATAATAGGTAGTTGCGCCTGACCGCCAGCTACTCCGCTACGGTTCAGCCGCTCCGACCGCTCCCGTCCAGGAAGGCCCTTTGTGCGCGTCCTCACCATCATTCCTACTTATAACGAGCTGGAATCGCTGCCCAAGACTCTTCAACGCCTCCGCGCAGCCGTACCGGCCTCGGACGTACTGGTGGTGGACGACAACAGCCCGGACGGCACCGGTCAGCTTGCGGACGGCTTTGCCGCCGAGGATGCACAGGTTCACGTCCTGCACCGCAAAGGCAAGGCTGGCCTGGGAGCCGCCTACATTGCCGGGTTCAAATGGGGACTCGAGGCAGGCTACGACGTCCTGGTGGAAATGGATGCGGACGGCTCACACCAGCCCGAACAGCTTCCCCAGCTGCTGGAAGCTGTTGAACAGGGCGCGGACCTTGCCATGGGATCCCGCTGGGTTCCCGGTGGCAGCGTGGTCAACTGGCCGCTGTACCGGCAGGCGATTTCACGCACTGGCAGCACGTACGCCCGGCTGATGCTGGGCCTGAAGATCAAGGACGTCACCGGCGGCTACCGCGCCTTCCGGCGGACCACGCTGGAAAAACTGAACCTCGACCTTGTCGATTCAGTGGGGTACGGCTTCCAGGTTGACTTGGCGTGGCGTGTAGCCAAGCTGGGCCTCAGGATCGAGGAACGCCCCATTACGTTCGTGGAGCGCGAGCTCGGAGCGTCAAAGATGAGCGGCAACATTGTTGTTGAGGCCATGGTCAACGTCACCAGGTGGGGCCTGCAGGCACGCTGGAACAAGCTCACAGGCAAGAAGGATCCGGCACAGGGCTGACCTGCAACGCCGTTAGGACAAAAGATAAGGGCCGGGCCGGCAACGTGATCACGTTGCTGGCCCGGCCCTTTCTTAAACGTTCAGATCGCGTCAATCGGTGACGCTATGACCTCGGTGGGAGGCCGTGACCGCCGCTGGGGTCAGGCGCTGCGCCGTTCGCCACGGCGTTCGCGCAGGATGGTCAGCCGGTCCTCGAGGATCTGCTCCAGCTCCGGAAGGGAACGGCGCTCCAGGAGCATGTCCCAGTGCGTACGGACAGCCTTTTCGTTGCTGGTGTCCGGACGTTCGCCATCAACGAGGAGCGCTTCCTTGCCGGTCTTGGAAACCCACACAGGAGGAATTTCAGCCTCTGAAGAGAACGTTACGAAGACCTGCTCGCCGTCCTCGCACCGGTATTCGACGCGCTGGCGCGGGGCCGGCTCAACGCCGGACTCGGTCTCCATGCTCTGCGCGCCAAGGCGCATACCCCGCAGGCTGCGATCGCTCATGTTTTCTCCCTCTGGTCGGTTCGCGGAGCAGGACTCCACGCAAGCCGGAACGGCATAACCGCCCCGGACTACTGTGTGCACTGTGCTGCATCATAAGATTCAACGCATTGCGAAGCTTTCTTGTTCCAGCGGATCTGGTCCGACCGGACAAATACCCAATTATACCGGCGTGGGGCCTAGCCGCAAAACGGGAGGGGACCCGCGACCAAGCGCGAATCCCCTCCCGCCCCGTATGGGGCAAATCCGTGTCAGGACCCAGGCTGTTTAGCGGGTTCCTCGTCGAACAGCCCGCCGCCGGCGGTCTGATCAGGATTGGTACCGCCGAGCGCCTGGCCGATGCCCTTGAGTGCCTCGCCAATTTCGCTGGGAATGATCCACAGCTTGTTTGATGATCCCTCTGCGATTTTCGGAAGCGTCTGCAGGTACTGGTAGGCCAGGAGCTTCTGGTCGGGGTTGCCCTTGTGGATTGCGTCAAAGACCTTCTGGATGGCCTGTGCCTCACCGTCAGCGCGGAGGATGGCCGCCTTGGCGTCGCCCTCAGCCGCAAGGATCGATGCTTGCCGCTGGCCCTCGGCCGTCAGGATGGCGGACTGCTTGGTGCCTTCGGCCGTGAGGATCGCAGCGCGGCGGTCTCGCTCGGCCCGCATCTGCTTCTCCATCGAGTCCTGGATCGAGTGGGGCGGGTCAATGGCCTTGAGCTCCACGCGCGAGACCCGGATGCCCCAGCGGCCGGTTGCCTCGTCCAAGACACCGCGCAGCTGGCCGTTGATCTGGTCGCGGGATGTGAGCGCCTCTTCCAGATTCAGGCCGCCCACAACGTTACGCAGGGTGGTAGTGGTGAGCTGCTCCACGGCCTGGATGTAATTGGCAATC
Proteins encoded in this window:
- a CDS encoding polyprenol monophosphomannose synthase — protein: MRVLTIIPTYNELESLPKTLQRLRAAVPASDVLVVDDNSPDGTGQLADGFAAEDAQVHVLHRKGKAGLGAAYIAGFKWGLEAGYDVLVEMDADGSHQPEQLPQLLEAVEQGADLAMGSRWVPGGSVVNWPLYRQAISRTGSTYARLMLGLKIKDVTGGYRAFRRTTLEKLNLDLVDSVGYGFQVDLAWRVAKLGLRIEERPITFVERELGASKMSGNIVVEAMVNVTRWGLQARWNKLTGKKDPAQG
- a CDS encoding RNA polymerase-binding protein RbpA, whose protein sequence is MSDRSLRGMRLGAQSMETESGVEPAPRQRVEYRCEDGEQVFVTFSSEAEIPPVWVSKTGKEALLVDGERPDTSNEKAVRTHWDMLLERRSLPELEQILEDRLTILRERRGERRSA
- a CDS encoding SPFH domain-containing protein is translated as MDNAGGAALAIVLVVLIVFVIIVLVRSVRIIPQARAGVVERLGKYQRTLNPGLTILIPFVDRLLPLLDLREQVVSFPPQPVITEDNLVVSIDTVVYFQVTDPRAATYEIANYIQAVEQLTTTTLRNVVGGLNLEEALTSRDQINGQLRGVLDEATGRWGIRVSRVELKAIDPPHSIQDSMEKQMRAERDRRAAILTAEGTKQSAILTAEGQRQASILAAEGDAKAAILRADGEAQAIQKVFDAIHKGNPDQKLLAYQYLQTLPKIAEGSSNKLWIIPSEIGEALKGIGQALGGTNPDQTAGGGLFDEEPAKQPGS